From Rutidosis leptorrhynchoides isolate AG116_Rl617_1_P2 chromosome 3, CSIRO_AGI_Rlap_v1, whole genome shotgun sequence, a single genomic window includes:
- the LOC139896331 gene encoding uncharacterized protein, giving the protein MQPPNPYLYNPYSYHPSQPTSQFGSHSLPQNPNPNPIPNYPPIHYESHYPTAQVDHNPPGVDSYYHSSLYHVNHAGGVYIDHRAAALSYSHAVSAVPPSTYATDSVVYDWAAKEPDLRYDYSNTVYTTATTVSQDASLQHIPAIAHVRWIDPNPNPTVQPRMAWKKIPKKAKISQSAWCEVCKLTCNSTDVLLKHKMGKKHLKNLESLTKPTSVATPSIATTSVTTNFNLAVQSNRVIGPMENPMKGNLGKKKKVETPQDLAAKKRKVLEGGAAANLVRTCQICNVVCNSDTVYRFHIAGQKHASMFKKLQQAPVV; this is encoded by the exons ATGCAACCACCAAACCCTTACTTATATAATCCCTACTCTTACCATCCTTCCCAACCGACCTCCCAATTCGGCTCTCATTCCCTTCcacaaaaccctaaccctaaccctatccCTAATTATCCCCCAATTCATTACGAATCACACTATCCCACAGCTCAAGTCGATCATAATCCACCGGGCGTTGACTCTTATTATCATTCTTCTTTGTATCATGTCAACCACGCCGGCGGTGTTTACATTGATCACCGTGCCGCTGCCCTGAGTTATTCTCACGCAGTTAGTGCCGTACCACCGTCTACATACGCTACGGACTCAGTGGTGTATGATTGGGCAGCAAAGGAGCCTGATCTGCGTTATGATTATTCAAACACTGTATATACAACA GCTACAACGGTTTCTCAAGATGCATCACTACAGCATATACCTGCAATCGCCCACGTCCGTTGGATCGATCCAAATCCAAATCCAACTGTCCAACCTCGCATGGCATGGAAAAAGATTCCCAAAAAAGCAAAAATTTCTCAATCTGCGTGGTGTGAAGTTTGTAAACTTACGTGCAACTCTACAGACGTTCTTCTTAAACATAAAATGGGTAAGAAACACCTTAAAAATCTGGAAAGTTTAACCAAACCTACTTCCGTTGCTACCCCTTCCATTGCGACTACTTCCGTTACTACAAACTTTAATTTAGCTGTGCAAAGTAACAGAGTCATAGGACCGATGGAAAACCCGATGAAGGGTAATTTGGGGAAGAAAAAGAAGGTAGAGACTCCGCAAGACTTGGCCGCTAAGAAACGGAAGGTATTGGAAGGCGGGGCAGCTGCAAATCTTGTGAGAACTTGTCAAATTTGTAATGTTGTTTGCAACA